In Drosophila santomea strain STO CAGO 1482 chromosome 2L, Prin_Dsan_1.1, whole genome shotgun sequence, a single window of DNA contains:
- the LOC120458061 gene encoding proline-rich protein 4 isoform X1 yields the protein MKLMRTATSLALVLLLATSYVRAEDEKAAAPAEEKKAEPEAKAAEAAASVDTTKSKRGLHHYEDYHHHHVPHFPVHEEKTLTVIKKVPVPVPIEKIVHVPVEKHIHVPVKVKVPKPYPVIKHIPYEVKEIVKVPYEVPAPYPVEKHVHVPVHVHYDRPVPVKVHVPAPYPVEKKVHVPVKVHVPAPYPVEKIVHYNVEKHVHVDKPYPVEKVVHYPVKVPVDKPVPHYIDKPVPHYVDKPVPVPVIKKVPVPVHVPYDRPVPVHVEKPVPYEVKVHVPAPYPVIKEVPVKVEKHVPYPVKIPVEKPVHVHIEKHVPEYHEKHVTYKEPEFHHKHIEEDHHHAPIHHHSHPIVEHEHEVEHEFASHDYHSYHGY from the exons CGCACAGCGACATCGCTGGCTTTGGTCCTGCTCCTGGCCACCAGCTACGTCCGAGCTGAGGACGAGAAGGCCGCCGCTCCCGCCGAGGAGAAGAAGGCTGAGCCGGAGGCCAAGGCTGCCGAGGCAGCGGCCAGCGTGGACACCACCAAGTCGAAGAGAGGACTGCACCATTACGAGgactaccaccaccaccacgtGCCGCACTTCCCGGTGCACGAGGAGAAGACACTGACCGTGATCAAGAAGGTGCCAGTGCCCGTGCCCATCGAGAAGATCGTGCATGTGCCGGTCGAGAAGCACATCCATGTGCCCGTTAAGGTCAAGGTGCCCAAGCCCTATCCGGTGATCAAGCACATTCCCTATGAAGTGAAGGAGATCGTGAAGGTTCCCTACGAGGTGCCCGCTCCCTATCCCGTCGAGAAGCATGTCCATGTGCCCGTCCATGTGCACTACGACCGACCAGTGCCCGTTAAG GTTCATGTGCCCGCTCCTTACCCAGTCGAAAAGAAGGTCCATGTGCCCGTGAAGGTTCATGTGCCGGCTCCTTACCCAGTCGAAAAGATTGTCCACTACAATGTTGAGAAGCACGTGCACGTGGACAAGCCATATCCCGTGGAGAAGGTTGTCCACTACCCGGTGAAGGTGCCCGTCGACAAGCCAGTGCCCCACTACATCGACAAACCAGTGCCCCACTATGTGGACAAACCAGTGCCAGTGCCCGTGATCAAGAAGGTGCCAGTGCCCGTCCATGTGCCCTATGATCGCCCCGTGCCCGTCCATGTGGAGAAGCCAGTGCCCTATGAGGTCAAGGTCCATGTGCCCGCCCCCTACCCGGTGATCAAGGAAGTGCCAGTGAAGGTGGAGAAACACGTTCCGTACCCGGTCAAGATCCCCGTGGAGAAGCCCGTCCATGTTCACATCGAGAAGCACGTGCCGGAGTACCACGAGAAGCATGTCACCTACAAGGAGCCGGAGTTCCACCACAAGCACATCGAGGAGGATCATCACCACGCCCCCATCCATCACCATTCGCACCCCATTGTGGAGCATGAGCACGAGGTGGAGCATGAATTTGCCTCTCATGATTATCATTCATATCACGGTTACTAA
- the LOC120458061 gene encoding proline-rich protein 4 isoform X3, whose product MKLMRTATSLALVLLLATSYVRAEDEKAAAPAEEKKAEPEAKAAEAAASVDTTKSKRGLHHYEDYHHHHVPHFPVHEEKTLTVIKKVPVPVPIEKIVHVPVEKHIHVPVKVHVPAPYPVEKKVHVPVKVHVPAPYPVEKIVHYNVEKHVHVDKPYPVEKVVHYPVKVPVDKPVPHYIDKPVPHYVDKPVPVPVIKKVPVPVHVPYDRPVPVHVEKPVPYEVKVHVPAPYPVIKEVPVKVEKHVPYPVKIPVEKPVHVHIEKHVPEYHEKHVTYKEPEFHHKHIEEDHHHAPIHHHSHPIVEHEHEVEHEFASHDYHSYHGY is encoded by the exons CGCACAGCGACATCGCTGGCTTTGGTCCTGCTCCTGGCCACCAGCTACGTCCGAGCTGAGGACGAGAAGGCCGCCGCTCCCGCCGAGGAGAAGAAGGCTGAGCCGGAGGCCAAGGCTGCCGAGGCAGCGGCCAGCGTGGACACCACCAAGTCGAAGAGAGGACTGCACCATTACGAGgactaccaccaccaccacgtGCCGCACTTCCCGGTGCACGAGGAGAAGACACTGACCGTGATCAAGAAGGTGCCAGTGCCCGTGCCCATCGAGAAGATCGTGCATGTGCCGGTCGAGAAGCACATCCATGTGCCCGTTAAG GTTCATGTGCCCGCTCCTTACCCAGTCGAAAAGAAGGTCCATGTGCCCGTGAAGGTTCATGTGCCGGCTCCTTACCCAGTCGAAAAGATTGTCCACTACAATGTTGAGAAGCACGTGCACGTGGACAAGCCATATCCCGTGGAGAAGGTTGTCCACTACCCGGTGAAGGTGCCCGTCGACAAGCCAGTGCCCCACTACATCGACAAACCAGTGCCCCACTATGTGGACAAACCAGTGCCAGTGCCCGTGATCAAGAAGGTGCCAGTGCCCGTCCATGTGCCCTATGATCGCCCCGTGCCCGTCCATGTGGAGAAGCCAGTGCCCTATGAGGTCAAGGTCCATGTGCCCGCCCCCTACCCGGTGATCAAGGAAGTGCCAGTGAAGGTGGAGAAACACGTTCCGTACCCGGTCAAGATCCCCGTGGAGAAGCCCGTCCATGTTCACATCGAGAAGCACGTGCCGGAGTACCACGAGAAGCATGTCACCTACAAGGAGCCGGAGTTCCACCACAAGCACATCGAGGAGGATCATCACCACGCCCCCATCCATCACCATTCGCACCCCATTGTGGAGCATGAGCACGAGGTGGAGCATGAATTTGCCTCTCATGATTATCATTCATATCACGGTTACTAA
- the LOC120458061 gene encoding proline-rich 33 kDa extensin-related protein isoform X2: protein MKLMRTATSLALVLLLATSYVRAEDEKAAAPAEEKKAEPEAKAAEAAASVDTTKSKRGLHHYEDYHHHHVPHFPVHEEKTLTVIKKVPVPVPIEKIVHVPVEKHIHVPVKVKVPKPYPVIKHIPYEVKEIVKVPYEVPAPYPVEKHVHVPVHVHYDRPVPVKVHVPAPYPVEKKVHVPVKVHVPAPYPVEKIVHYNVEKHVHVDKPYPVEKVVHYPVKVPVDKPVPHYIDKPVPHYVDKPVPVPVIKKVPVPVHVPYDRPVPVHVEKPVPYEVKVHVPAPYPVIKEVPVKVEKHVPYPVKIPVEKPVHVHIEKHVPEYHEKHVTYKEPEFHHKHIEEDHHHAPIHHHSHPIVEHEHEH from the exons CGCACAGCGACATCGCTGGCTTTGGTCCTGCTCCTGGCCACCAGCTACGTCCGAGCTGAGGACGAGAAGGCCGCCGCTCCCGCCGAGGAGAAGAAGGCTGAGCCGGAGGCCAAGGCTGCCGAGGCAGCGGCCAGCGTGGACACCACCAAGTCGAAGAGAGGACTGCACCATTACGAGgactaccaccaccaccacgtGCCGCACTTCCCGGTGCACGAGGAGAAGACACTGACCGTGATCAAGAAGGTGCCAGTGCCCGTGCCCATCGAGAAGATCGTGCATGTGCCGGTCGAGAAGCACATCCATGTGCCCGTTAAGGTCAAGGTGCCCAAGCCCTATCCGGTGATCAAGCACATTCCCTATGAAGTGAAGGAGATCGTGAAGGTTCCCTACGAGGTGCCCGCTCCCTATCCCGTCGAGAAGCATGTCCATGTGCCCGTCCATGTGCACTACGACCGACCAGTGCCCGTTAAG GTTCATGTGCCCGCTCCTTACCCAGTCGAAAAGAAGGTCCATGTGCCCGTGAAGGTTCATGTGCCGGCTCCTTACCCAGTCGAAAAGATTGTCCACTACAATGTTGAGAAGCACGTGCACGTGGACAAGCCATATCCCGTGGAGAAGGTTGTCCACTACCCGGTGAAGGTGCCCGTCGACAAGCCAGTGCCCCACTACATCGACAAACCAGTGCCCCACTATGTGGACAAACCAGTGCCAGTGCCCGTGATCAAGAAGGTGCCAGTGCCCGTCCATGTGCCCTATGATCGCCCCGTGCCCGTCCATGTGGAGAAGCCAGTGCCCTATGAGGTCAAGGTCCATGTGCCCGCCCCCTACCCGGTGATCAAGGAAGTGCCAGTGAAGGTGGAGAAACACGTTCCGTACCCGGTCAAGATCCCCGTGGAGAAGCCCGTCCATGTTCACATCGAGAAGCACGTGCCGGAGTACCACGAGAAGCATGTCACCTACAAGGAGCCGGAGTTCCACCACAAGCACATCGAGGAGGATCATCACCACGCCCCCATCCATCACCATTCGCACCCCATTGTGGAGCATGAGCACGAG CATTGA